One genomic window of Thermodesulfobacteriota bacterium includes the following:
- a CDS encoding MlaD family protein produces the protein MSRQAHTTLIGAFVLGAVALAVATTLILAGGTWFRERRQHVLYFEGAAQGLRIGAPVLFLGVKVGGVTRIQLGLDDENRRFMVPVVIEMEPHMVRSRSGEQVDLEDRDTIRRLVDEGLRGRLRTQSLLTGQLYVDLDFHPDKLARFVGLDPEMSEIPTIPTTVDELATQFEGFPVERFLAEVATIGEAVSRLLASAEAQELPARLQAVLARLESLAAGLDREAPPLLAAVRAELAGVPPTLAAAQEALARVNEAAVAVSAAADRVAAVADRAAPPLANIGQAGTELAQAAQALAALAREDSPTVVSLNAATAEIGRAARSLRLLAETLEAQPESLLRGKRLPEEK, from the coding sequence ATGAGCCGCCAGGCCCACACCACCCTCATCGGTGCCTTTGTGCTGGGGGCGGTGGCCCTGGCCGTGGCCACCACCCTGATCCTGGCCGGCGGCACTTGGTTCCGGGAGCGACGCCAGCACGTCCTCTACTTCGAGGGCGCGGCCCAGGGCCTGCGCATCGGCGCGCCGGTGCTGTTTCTGGGGGTGAAGGTGGGCGGGGTGACCCGTATCCAGCTGGGCCTGGACGACGAGAACCGCCGCTTCATGGTGCCGGTCGTCATCGAGATGGAGCCCCACATGGTGCGCAGCCGCAGCGGCGAGCAGGTGGACCTGGAGGACCGGGACACCATCCGCCGGCTGGTGGACGAGGGGTTAAGGGGCCGGCTGCGCACCCAGAGCCTTCTGACCGGCCAGCTCTATGTGGATCTCGACTTCCATCCCGACAAGCTGGCCCGCTTCGTGGGCCTGGATCCGGAGATGAGCGAGATCCCCACCATCCCCACCACGGTGGACGAGCTGGCGACCCAGTTCGAAGGCTTCCCGGTGGAGCGCTTTCTGGCCGAGGTGGCCACCATCGGCGAAGCGGTCAGCCGGCTGCTGGCCAGCGCCGAGGCCCAGGAGCTGCCGGCCCGCCTGCAGGCGGTCCTGGCCCGGCTGGAATCCCTGGCCGCCGGCCTGGACCGGGAGGCGCCGCCGCTTCTGGCCGCGGTCCGGGCCGAGCTGGCGGGCGTGCCCCCCACCCTCGCCGCGGCCCAGGAGGCGCTGGCCCGGGTGAATGAAGCCGCCGTGGCGGTGAGCGCCGCGGCGGATCGGGTGGCGGCGGTCGCCGACCGGGCGGCGCCACCCCTGGCCAACATCGGGCAGGCCGGCACCGAGCTGGCCCAGGCCGCCCAGGCCCTGGCCGCCCTGGCCCGGGAGGATTCCCCCACCGTGGTGAGCCTCAACGCCGCTACCGCCGAGATCGGCCGCGCCGCCCGCTCCTTGCGCCTCCTGGCCGAGACCCTGGAGGCGCAGCCCGAATCCCTCCTGCGGGGCAAGCGCTTGCCAGAGGAGAAATGA
- a CDS encoding ATP-binding cassette domain-containing protein: protein MPEAPPLEVRNLTMAYGDFVVLQGLEFAVRQGDIFVIMGGNGCGKTTVMRALIGLQPPARGAVLYSGQDFWQAPPREQERLKHRLGVMFQGGALWSSLTLAENIALPLGEYTSLPRHQISELVDFKLALVGLAGFGDFYPSELSGGMRKRASLARAMALDPEILIIDEPSSGLDPLTARRLDDLILEFRDSLGATVVIITHELASILSIANSSVFLDAETRTMIASGHPQEAIRSGDPRVRLFLSRGQT from the coding sequence ATGCCGGAGGCGCCCCCCCTGGAGGTCCGGAATCTCACCATGGCCTATGGCGACTTCGTGGTCCTGCAGGGCCTGGAGTTTGCGGTTCGACAGGGGGACATCTTCGTGATCATGGGCGGCAATGGCTGCGGCAAGACCACCGTGATGCGGGCCCTCATCGGCCTGCAGCCGCCAGCCCGGGGCGCGGTCCTTTACTCCGGCCAGGACTTCTGGCAGGCGCCACCCCGGGAGCAGGAGCGCCTGAAGCACCGGCTGGGGGTGATGTTCCAGGGCGGCGCCCTGTGGAGCTCGCTCACCCTGGCCGAAAACATCGCCCTGCCCCTGGGGGAGTACACGAGCCTTCCGCGCCACCAGATCAGCGAGCTGGTGGATTTCAAGCTGGCCCTGGTGGGCCTGGCCGGCTTCGGGGATTTCTACCCCTCGGAGCTGTCCGGCGGCATGCGCAAAAGGGCGAGCCTCGCCCGGGCCATGGCCCTGGACCCGGAGATCCTGATCATCGACGAGCCCTCCTCCGGCCTCGACCCTCTCACCGCCCGCCGCCTGGACGACCTCATCCTGGAGTTCAGGGACAGCCTGGGCGCAACAGTGGTGATCATCACCCACGAGCTGGCCAGCATCCTGTCCATCGCCAACAGCTCGGTGTTCCTGGACGCCGAGACCCGGACCATGATCGCCTCCGGCCATCCCCAGGAGGCGATCCGCTCCGGCGACCCGCGGGTGCGCCTCTTCCTGTCCCGGGGGCAGACATGA
- a CDS encoding ABC transporter permease has protein sequence MTASQPETDGRTAGWCLTVTPQGTGAVGIGLAGRWRLEEGLPAVEAVLARLPPDLACLFFDTRELTAWDTGLLTLLASLLAESRRRGIQVDEAGLPAGVRHLLAMAAAAPDQRLATRTRPRQGLVSQVGAAAIDFFRGLPAMLAFLGEIILAAGRLATGRARFRASDLWLEIEEVGPKALIIVSVIAFLVGLILAYLGADQLRLVGAQIFIADLVAIGMVREVGALMTGIIIAGRTGAAFAAQLGTMQVNEEIDAFRALGIPAVEFLVLPRMLALLLMVPLLTLYAAFVGMLAGLLVAVTIFDIGMFEYYTETVRALSIKHFVVGLSKGSVYGAMVAFAGCLRGMQCGRSAEAVGEAATSAVVTGILLITITASIMTIVFYRLGI, from the coding sequence ATGACGGCCAGTCAGCCGGAGACGGACGGCAGAACTGCCGGCTGGTGCCTTACGGTCACACCCCAGGGGACCGGGGCGGTGGGGATCGGACTTGCCGGCCGCTGGCGTCTGGAGGAAGGGCTGCCCGCCGTTGAGGCGGTGTTGGCCAGGCTGCCCCCGGATCTGGCGTGTCTCTTCTTCGACACCAGGGAGCTTACGGCCTGGGACACCGGTCTTCTCACCCTTCTGGCCAGCCTCTTGGCGGAGAGCCGCCGCCGGGGCATCCAGGTGGACGAGGCGGGCTTGCCGGCCGGGGTGCGGCATCTTCTGGCCATGGCGGCCGCGGCCCCGGACCAGCGCCTGGCCACCCGGACCCGGCCCCGGCAGGGCCTGGTGTCCCAGGTGGGTGCCGCTGCCATCGACTTCTTCCGGGGCCTGCCGGCCATGCTCGCCTTCCTGGGCGAGATCATCCTGGCGGCCGGCCGCCTGGCCACTGGCCGGGCCCGCTTCCGGGCCAGCGACCTGTGGCTGGAGATCGAGGAGGTGGGGCCTAAGGCCCTCATCATCGTCAGCGTCATCGCCTTCCTGGTGGGCCTCATCCTGGCCTACCTGGGGGCGGACCAGCTGCGGCTGGTGGGGGCGCAGATCTTCATCGCCGATCTGGTGGCCATCGGCATGGTGCGGGAGGTGGGGGCGCTCATGACCGGCATCATCATCGCTGGCCGCACCGGCGCCGCCTTCGCCGCCCAGCTAGGCACCATGCAGGTCAACGAGGAGATCGACGCCTTCCGGGCCCTGGGCATCCCGGCGGTGGAATTCCTGGTGCTGCCCCGGATGCTGGCCCTGCTCCTGATGGTGCCGCTCCTTACCCTCTACGCCGCCTTTGTCGGCATGCTGGCCGGTCTTCTGGTGGCGGTGACCATCTTCGACATCGGGATGTTCGAGTACTACACCGAAACGGTGCGGGCCCTGAGCATCAAGCACTTTGTGGTGGGCCTGTCCAAGGGCAGCGTCTACGGCGCCATGGTCGCCTTTGCCGGCTGTCTCCGGGGCATGCAGTGCGGCCGCAGCGCCGAGGCAGTAGGCGAGGCCGCCACCTCCGCGGTGGTGACCGGCATCCTGCTCATCACCATCACCGCCTCCATCATGACCATTGTCTTCTACCGTCTGGGGATCTGA